One region of Cinclus cinclus chromosome 1, bCinCin1.1, whole genome shotgun sequence genomic DNA includes:
- the CIBAR1 gene encoding CBY1-interacting BAR domain-containing protein 1: MMLLGRGPDARDNQTRQMQDAVSNVEKHFGELCQIFAGYVRKTARLRDKADLLVNEIYAYAATETPNLKVGLKNFADEFSRLQDYRQAEVDRLEAKVVEPLKCYGTIVKLKRDDLKATLTAKNREAKQLSQLEKTRQRNPSDLHIISQAESELQRATLDATRTTRHLEETIDNFEKQKIRDIKNIFSEFITIEMLFHGKALEIYTAAYQNIQNIDENEDLEVFRSSLYPPDYQSRLDIVRANSKSPLQRTGSSKSSLRTAQQISRRMLRRDEEEDEEEDDDDEEEDEEDEFDATKEVR, translated from the exons ATGATGCTGCTGGGCCGCGGGCCGGACGCCAG GGACAATCAGACTAGACAAATGCAAGATGCTGTTTCAAATGTGGAAAAACATTTTGGTGAACTGTGCCAAATATTTGCTGGATATGTACGTAAAACTGCCAGACTACGAGACAAAGCAGATCTTCTAGTAAATGAAATATATGCATATGCAGCTACAGAGACACCAAACTTAAAAGTTGGACTGAAAAACTTTGCAGATGAATTTTCCAGACTTCAGGATTATCGCCAGGCAGAG GTTGACAGGCTGGAAGCCAAGGTTGTGGAACCTCTGAAATGTTACGGGACTATAGTGAAACTTAAAAGG gaTGATCTTAAAGCAACTTTAACAGCAAAGAACCGAGAAGCCAAGCAATTATCTCAACTGGAAAAGACACGTCAGCGGAATCCATCAGATCTACACATAATT TCACAG GCTGAAAGTGAACTGCAGAGAGCAACACTGGATGCTACTCGAACAACTCGGCACTTAGAGGAAACCATTGATAATTTTGAGAAACAGAAGATAAGGGACATAAAA aACATATTTTCCGAATTTATAACTATTGAAATGTTGTTCCATGGGAAAGCTTTAGAGATATATACTGCTGCCTAccaaaatatccaaaatattGATGAAAATGAAGATTTGGAG GTTTTTCGGAGCTCACTTTATCCACCAGACTATCAGTCTCGCTTAGACATAGTTCGTGCAAATTCCAAGTCCCCCCTGCAAAGAACTGGCTCTTCAAAATCTTCATTGAGAACAGCACag CAGATTTCCCGCAGAATGCTTAGaagagatgaagaagaggatgaagaggaagatgacgatgatgaagaggaggatgaggaggatgaatTTGATGCTACTAAGGAAGTGAGATAA
- the RBM12B gene encoding RNA-binding protein 12B encodes MAVVIRLQGLPVVAGPPDIRRFFLGLNIPDGGVHIIGGEIGEAFIIFATDEDARRAMSCSGGFIKDSRIELFLSSKAEMQSTIEMSRKRFDRGGRETMSGSRRTGTNGSSTSSVGDIPHLVTASPKGMRKPSYGPPNRLEAGFHTNGTRYGDMGIPKSNYQIRKDSHPFNPDDHYLFLRGIPYSATEVEVRAFLSGICVDGVILIKHRNGLNNGDCLVKCATPGDALEGLKRHRQYMGQRFIEISPTTEERWIEYGGRIDVPDEMDHFLCEDHSPRSSGYMHSKKHSRSRSPRRQRTHSRSSPSQEYYIHLRNLSFNVEKRDLKDFFPDLDIHSKQIKILTDKHQKRTRDAFVVLRSEREYQAALECHRKVLLNRPVYIFPISRKSMLKIIDSCERRRSLDRDHLGQAIPEKSYREGHSSPKTCVYVRNFPFDVSKIEVQKFFARFDVDEDDIYLLYDEKGVGLGEALVKFKSEEQAMKAENLNRQTFLGTEVLIRLISQDQMQKFGVPTPLSAPNEMHGRSHPYDRGDLSRPVGSPSGPPQGPPMHSFGPPGNFRHHSEFRHPPEDFMCPPKDFRGPPPLMDFGGDSEPFGRMEFGNNKMGNFPEGRFMPDPNFSGGSERVVPILLKNLPFKATPNEILDFFYGYRVIPESVSVQYNEQGLPSGDAIVAMTNYEEAMAAINELNDRPIGPRKVKLSLL; translated from the coding sequence ATGGCTGTAGTCATCCGTTTACAGGGGCTTCCTGTTGTTGCGGGTCCTCCAGATATTCGTCGTTTCTTCTTGGGATTGAATATTCCTGATGGAGGTGTGCATATTATTGGAGGAGAGATTGGGGAGGCTTTTATTATATTTGCAACAGATGAAGATGCACGGCGTGCCATGAGCTGTTCAGGAGGGTTTATCAAGGACTCGCGCATAGAGCTCTTTCTCAGCAGCAAGGCAGAGATGCAGAGTACCATAGAAATGAGCCGGAAACGATTTGACCGTGGGGGACGAGAAACTATGTCTGGCTCTAGAAGAACAGGTACTAATGGTTCTAGTACATCAAGTGTTGGAGATATACCACATTTAGTTACAGCTTCTCCTAAAGGAATGAGAAAACCTAGTTACGGGCCACCAAATCGCCTGGAGGCTGGTTTCCATACCAACGGCACAAGATATGGTGATATGGGTATACCTAAGTCAAACTATCAGATAAGAAAGGATTCTCACCCATTTAACCCAGATGATCATTACTTATTTCTACGTGGTATACCTTACTCTGCAACAGAAGTTGAAGTACGTGCTTTCCTTTCGGGGATATGTGTGGATGGAGTGATTCTGATAAAGCACCGCAATGGTTTAAACAATGGTGATTGCTTGGTAAAATGTGCTACACCTGGTGATGCCTTAGAAGGACTTAAACGTCACAGACAATACATGGGTCAGAGGTTTATAGAAATTAGTCCAACTACAGAGGAACGGTGGATTGAATATGGTGGGAGGATAGACGTGCCAGATGAAATGGATCACTTTTTGTGCGAAGACCATTCTCCAAGAAGTTCAGGCTACATGCATTCAAAGAAGCATTCTCGTTCAAGATCACCAAGGAGACAAAGAACACATTCTCGttcatctcccagccaggaataTTACATACACTTAAGAAATCTATCTTTTAATGTGGAGAAGAGagatttgaaagatttttttcctgatctggATATACACAGCAAACAGATCAAGATTCTAACAGATAAGCATCAGAAAAGGACTAGAGATGCCTTTGTGGTGTTAAGGAGTGAGAGAGAGTATCAGGCTGCCTTGGAATGTCATAGAAAGGTTCTTCTCAATCGTCCTGTGTACATTTTTCCAATTTCAAGAAAGTCAATGTTGAAAATAATTGACTCTTGTGAGAGGAGAAGATCACTGGACAGAGATCATCTTGGACAGGCCATACCAGAAAAAAGTTACCGGGAAGGTCATTCCAGCCCTAAGACTTGTGTTTATGTAAGGAATTTTCCATTTGATGTGTCAAAAATTGAAGTGCAAAAGTTCTTTGCAAGATTTGATGTTGACGAAGATGATATTTACTTGCTCTATGATGAAAAAGGAGTTGGACTGGGAGAAGCACTAGTGAAGTTTAAATCTGAAGAACAAGctatgaaagcagaaaatttaaaTCGTCAAACATTTTTGGGAACAGAAGTATTAATAAGACTTATATCTCAAGATCAGATGCAGAAGTTTGGTGTACCTACGCCATTATCTGCACCAAATGAAATGCACGGTCGTTCGCATCCGTATGACAGAGGTGACCTCTCCCGTCCAGTTGGTTCACCATCTGGGCCACCACAAGGGCCACCCATGCATTCATTTGGTCCCCCTGGGAACTTCAGACATCATTCTGAATTTAGACATCCCCCTGAGGACTTCATGTGCCCTCCTAAGGATTTTAGGGGTCCACCGCCCCTCATGGATTTTGGTGGTGACAGTGAACCTTTTGGCAGAATGGAGTTTGGGAAtaataaaatgggaaattttcCTGAAGGAAGATTTATGCCAGATCCAAATTTCAGCGGTGGTTCTGAACGTGTTGTTCCTATTCTATTGAAAAATTTACCTTTTAAAGCTACTCCTAATGAGATACTGGATTTTTTCTATGGCTACAGAGTGATACCGGAATCAGTTTCTGTGCAGTACAATGAACAAGGATTACCTTCTGGTGATGCCATCGTTGCTATGACAAATTATGAGGAAGCTATGGCTGCTATTAATGAACTGAATGATAGGCCCATTGGTCCAAGGAAAGTTAAGTTGAGTTTGCTGTAG